The following is a genomic window from Desulfovibrio sp. JC010.
TCCAACACGCAGCTCAGGAACTGGCCGATGCCGCCCATTTTGATCTGGCTACTTTCCTGCACTGATTAAAAACAGGGTCAACATTTCCAAATTTCTCAGTAAAGCCCTCATCTCCTCACTGAACCATCCCTGCGGAAAACCCCTCCTTAGCGGCCATCGGCACTAAGGAGGGGTTTTCATTTGTTCAGTTTAATCACCGAACTCCACCAGATTGAACTGTATGGAGGATACATCTTCCATAAACTCCTCCCCGCATTCCATGGCAGTCTCATTTTCTTCGTGATAACGCCAGTTCACGATAACTTCACGCCCGTTTTCAGACTGTTCATCGAGCAGGTCGAAGAAATCCATAAACGTCTTGGAGGACGAACTGTTGAAATATAAAATCTCCATATCAAACACTATTGGAGCATGGGCAGCATTTGCAAAATAATTTTCCAGCCATTCAAACATGGGTTTGTAAAACGCCCAGCAATTTTCCGGGTATGATTCA
Proteins encoded in this region:
- a CDS encoding DUF1987 domain-containing protein, with translation MKKYIIEGTKSSPAINLDPARNLFEIRGESYPENCWAFYKPMFEWLENYFANAAHAPIVFDMEILYFNSSSSKTFMDFFDLLDEQSENGREVIVNWRYHEENETAMECGEEFMEDVSSIQFNLVEFGD